One window of bacterium genomic DNA carries:
- a CDS encoding nucleotide sugar dehydrogenase — MRGRAAPCARNRTSETRKKRVMQDLISKLQKKEARLGVLGLGYVGLPLAVGFAKAGFHVTGFDLAEDKVAQVNAGKSYIIDISDAELAEVVDAGRLVATTDFGRLADVDSVNICVPTPLGKTRDPDISYIQAAVASIAASMHAGMLIILESTTYPGTTEEVILPLLEEKGFTVGEDFFLAFSPERVDPGNPTFNTINIPKVVGGVTPACTEVAQNLYGQVMNTVVPVSSVRVAETVKLLENTFRSVNIGLVNEIALMCDAMDIDVWEVIDGAATKPFGFMPFFPGPGLGGHCIPIDPFYLSWKAKQAGQEARFIELAGQVNGAMPKHVVRLVTDGLNGVRKAVNGSRILIVGVAYKPGIDDMRESPALDIIELLAERGAEVSWFDPHVPALPGAIQARKITALDAGVVDGFDAAVIVTPHRSVDHTVLLDRKAVVVDTRNALKGHRAGNLIKL, encoded by the coding sequence ATGCGTGGCCGAGCGGCACCCTGTGCCCGGAACCGCACCTCCGAAACGAGAAAGAAGCGCGTGATGCAAGACCTGATCAGCAAGCTCCAGAAGAAGGAAGCCCGGCTGGGTGTGCTCGGCCTGGGATACGTGGGACTGCCCCTGGCCGTGGGCTTCGCCAAGGCCGGTTTCCACGTGACGGGCTTCGACCTGGCCGAGGACAAGGTCGCCCAGGTGAACGCCGGCAAGAGCTACATCATCGACATCTCGGACGCCGAACTGGCGGAGGTCGTCGACGCCGGCCGCCTCGTGGCGACGACCGATTTCGGGCGCCTGGCCGACGTGGACAGCGTGAACATCTGCGTGCCGACCCCGCTGGGCAAGACCCGCGATCCGGACATCAGCTACATCCAGGCGGCGGTCGCGTCCATCGCCGCGTCCATGCACGCGGGCATGCTCATCATCCTCGAGAGCACCACCTATCCGGGCACGACCGAAGAGGTCATCCTGCCCCTGCTCGAGGAGAAGGGCTTCACCGTGGGCGAGGACTTCTTCCTCGCCTTCTCGCCCGAGCGGGTCGACCCGGGCAATCCGACCTTCAACACGATCAACATCCCGAAGGTCGTCGGCGGCGTGACGCCGGCCTGCACCGAGGTGGCGCAGAATCTCTACGGCCAGGTGATGAACACGGTCGTGCCGGTGTCGTCGGTGCGCGTGGCCGAGACGGTCAAGCTGCTCGAGAACACCTTCCGCAGCGTCAACATCGGCCTGGTGAACGAGATCGCCCTGATGTGCGACGCCATGGACATCGACGTCTGGGAGGTCATCGACGGGGCGGCGACCAAGCCCTTCGGCTTCATGCCGTTCTTCCCGGGGCCCGGCCTCGGCGGCCACTGCATTCCCATCGACCCGTTCTACCTGAGCTGGAAGGCCAAGCAGGCGGGCCAGGAGGCGCGCTTCATCGAACTGGCGGGCCAGGTCAACGGGGCGATGCCCAAGCACGTCGTGCGCCTCGTGACCGACGGACTCAACGGCGTCCGCAAGGCCGTCAACGGCAGCCGGATCCTCATCGTCGGCGTGGCCTACAAGCCGGGCATCGACGACATGCGCGAGTCGCCGGCGCTGGACATCATCGAACTGCTGGCCGAGCGGGGCGCCGAGGTGTCCTGGTTCGATCCCCACGTCCCGGCCCTGCCCGGCGCGATCCAGGCCCGGAAGATCACGGCCCTCGATGCGGGCGTGGTCGACGGCTTCGATGCTGCGGTCATCGTGACGCCGCACCGCAGCGTGGACCACACGGTCCTGCTGGACCGCAAGGCGGTGGTGGTCGACACGCGGAACGCCCTGAAGGGTCACCGGGCCGGGAACCTGATCAAGCTCTAG
- a CDS encoding SDR family oxidoreductase: protein MSKYLVTGGAGFIGSHLTRHLVAAGHDVTVLDNLVTGRRENLADVMDRIRFVEGSITDEETVRDCCRGVDCVFHQAALPSVPRSVADPVTSDFNNVGGTLKVFWHAHREGVRRVVYAASSSVYGNTAELPKHEGMVPNPLSPYAINKRVGEMYGAVFNDLYGLSTIGLRYFNVFGPWQDPNSQYAAVVPKFITAFLAGEAPVIHGDGLQSRDFTYVDNVVAANVAACGADDEAGGRSYNVALGGRITVKDLCLRIRELVGSDIEPQHEESRAGDVKHSQASVELARRHLGYEGRIDLDEGLRRTVAWYRDRAGTR, encoded by the coding sequence GTGAGCAAGTACCTCGTCACCGGTGGGGCCGGCTTCATCGGCTCGCACCTGACGCGCCACCTCGTGGCCGCAGGGCACGACGTGACGGTGCTCGACAACCTGGTCACCGGACGCCGGGAGAACCTGGCCGACGTGATGGACCGGATCCGTTTCGTCGAGGGCAGCATCACCGACGAGGAGACCGTGCGGGACTGCTGCCGCGGGGTCGACTGCGTGTTCCACCAGGCCGCCCTGCCGAGCGTGCCGCGCAGCGTGGCCGATCCGGTCACGAGCGACTTCAACAACGTCGGCGGGACCCTGAAGGTGTTCTGGCACGCCCACCGGGAAGGTGTGCGCCGGGTGGTGTACGCCGCGAGCAGCAGCGTCTACGGCAACACCGCCGAACTGCCCAAGCACGAGGGGATGGTGCCCAATCCCCTGTCGCCCTACGCCATCAACAAGCGCGTGGGCGAGATGTACGGGGCGGTGTTCAACGACCTCTACGGCCTGAGCACCATCGGGCTGCGCTACTTCAACGTCTTCGGCCCTTGGCAGGACCCGAACAGCCAGTACGCGGCGGTGGTGCCCAAGTTCATCACGGCGTTCCTGGCGGGAGAGGCGCCGGTCATCCACGGCGACGGACTGCAGTCGCGCGATTTCACCTACGTGGACAACGTGGTCGCGGCGAACGTGGCGGCGTGCGGCGCCGACGACGAGGCCGGCGGGCGGTCGTACAACGTGGCCCTCGGCGGCCGCATCACGGTGAAGGACCTGTGCCTGCGGATCCGCGAGCTCGTCGGGTCGGACATCGAGCCCCAGCACGAGGAGAGTCGCGCCGGCGACGTGAAGCATTCGCAGGCGTCGGTGGAACTCGCCCGGCGTCATCTCGGTTACGAGGGCCGCATCGACCTGGACGAGGGACTGCGGCGGACCGTCGCCTGGTACCGGGACCGGGCCGGGACCCGGTGA
- a CDS encoding SLBB domain-containing protein — protein MQPQRLVGWIALAMMIAQPGLAVAQTAGGDGGTLKPGDEISISVPGRPELSQQFTLNAEGAVEISPVGAVQLGGLTQKEAQVLLKQRLRLFYPTLDTVEIKVAHSGSVRIYILGGVSQRGVLNFASDPTIWEVLRMVGGPMENADLAGARVIRQTGKEPEVHELDLSGVLEGTKFVDFELRDGDTLVIPILQKGVPGTAADKGVKVFGSVGLPTVVPISEGTPMLDVLMRAGAPTENAKKSEINWVHDTGVRIEAKKVDLEAFLQMGDPAGNPLVYPGDTLHVEFQKPSWFKTNLAFVLGTLAAVATIALTYYTIKND, from the coding sequence ATGCAGCCGCAGCGCCTGGTCGGCTGGATCGCCCTGGCCATGATGATCGCCCAGCCCGGCCTGGCCGTGGCCCAGACGGCCGGCGGCGACGGCGGCACGCTGAAGCCGGGTGACGAGATCAGCATCTCGGTGCCGGGCCGGCCCGAGCTCAGCCAGCAGTTCACCCTGAACGCCGAGGGCGCCGTGGAGATCTCCCCGGTGGGCGCCGTGCAGTTGGGCGGGCTCACCCAGAAGGAGGCGCAGGTCCTCCTGAAGCAGCGGCTGCGCCTGTTCTACCCGACCCTCGACACGGTCGAGATCAAGGTCGCCCACAGCGGTTCGGTGCGCATCTACATCCTCGGCGGAGTGAGTCAGCGGGGGGTGTTGAACTTCGCCTCGGATCCGACGATCTGGGAAGTGCTGCGCATGGTCGGCGGCCCGATGGAGAACGCCGATCTGGCCGGCGCGCGGGTGATCCGGCAGACGGGCAAGGAGCCCGAGGTGCACGAACTCGATCTGTCGGGTGTGCTCGAGGGAACGAAGTTCGTCGACTTCGAGCTGCGCGACGGCGACACGCTGGTGATCCCGATCCTCCAGAAGGGCGTCCCGGGAACCGCCGCGGACAAGGGCGTCAAGGTCTTCGGCAGCGTGGGACTGCCCACGGTGGTGCCCATCTCCGAAGGGACGCCCATGCTCGACGTGCTGATGCGGGCGGGCGCTCCCACCGAGAACGCCAAGAAGAGCGAGATCAACTGGGTGCACGACACCGGGGTGCGGATCGAGGCGAAGAAGGTCGACCTGGAGGCGTTCCTGCAGATGGGCGATCCGGCCGGCAATCCCCTCGTCTACCCGGGCGACACGCTGCACGTGGAATTCCAGAAGCCGAGCTGGTTCAAGAC